In the genome of Myxococcus stipitatus, one region contains:
- a CDS encoding VOC family protein, giving the protein MSFLRGMSTLTLWAENLQAATLWYSELLGTEPYFRSENAGRGPGYVEYRIGDHQHELGIIDRKFAPKGLEFGKGGAVVYWHVDDVPSALARMLERGAQLLDGVTERGPGFVTASVIDPFGNVLGLMFNRHYLDMLGARDGAR; this is encoded by the coding sequence ATGAGCTTCTTGCGCGGAATGAGCACCCTGACGCTGTGGGCGGAGAACCTGCAGGCGGCGACCCTCTGGTACTCGGAGCTGCTGGGGACCGAGCCGTACTTCCGCAGTGAGAACGCGGGCCGGGGGCCGGGCTACGTCGAGTACCGCATCGGGGACCATCAGCACGAGCTGGGCATCATCGACCGGAAGTTCGCCCCGAAGGGGCTCGAGTTCGGCAAGGGGGGCGCGGTCGTCTACTGGCACGTGGACGATGTCCCCTCGGCGCTCGCGCGGATGCTGGAGCGGGGCGCGCAGCTCCTCGACGGCGTCACCGAGCGGGGCCCGGGCTTCGTCACGGCCTCCGTCATCGACCCCTTCGGCAACGTGCTGGGCCTCATGTTCAACCGGCACTACCTGGACATGCTGGGGGCTCGCGATGGCGCGCGCTGA
- a CDS encoding helix-turn-helix transcriptional regulator has product MKREPVIDRLDRVLGLLASRPSWTAAELAEELGVCVRTVRRDLARLEARGVPVESDAGRGGGVRVPPRTGLGRVQLDAHEVLDLLLALALAEQLRSPLLLSTLKGLRQKLAASFPPEDRARVSGLRRRILVGPSSRNIAATWKPPTASVLRPIQEAFFEQRALELTYRTNDVSTERVVEPHYLLLSWPAWFLLVWDHLRGAVRMLRVDRIEAARLTASTFRIRDSKQMLATLGDIFSAV; this is encoded by the coding sequence TTGAAACGTGAACCCGTCATCGACCGCCTGGACCGGGTCCTGGGCCTGCTCGCCTCCCGTCCCTCCTGGACCGCCGCCGAGCTGGCGGAGGAGCTGGGCGTCTGCGTGCGCACCGTCCGCAGGGACCTGGCGCGGCTCGAAGCACGCGGAGTCCCCGTCGAGTCGGACGCGGGGCGAGGAGGCGGGGTGCGCGTGCCGCCTCGGACGGGCCTGGGGCGCGTGCAGCTCGACGCCCACGAGGTGCTCGACCTGCTCCTCGCCCTGGCGCTCGCGGAGCAGCTGCGCTCGCCGCTGCTCTTGTCGACGCTCAAGGGCTTGAGGCAGAAGCTCGCCGCCTCGTTCCCGCCCGAGGACCGCGCCCGGGTGAGCGGACTGCGCCGGAGGATTCTCGTCGGCCCCAGCTCCCGGAACATCGCCGCGACGTGGAAGCCGCCGACGGCCTCCGTGCTCCGCCCCATCCAGGAGGCGTTCTTCGAGCAACGCGCCCTGGAGCTGACCTACCGCACGAATGACGTGAGCACGGAGCGTGTCGTGGAGCCGCACTACCTGCTGCTCAGCTGGCCCGCCTGGTTCCTGCTCGTCTGGGACCACCTGCGCGGCGCGGTGCGCATGCTGCGCGTCGACCGCATCGAGGCGGCCCGGCTCACCGCCTCGACGTTCCGAATCAGGGACTCGAAGCAGATGCTCGCCACGCTCGGCGACATCTTCTCCGCCGTCTAG
- a CDS encoding PaxA, translated as MFAQHTDPPSRILGFAAFSIAVHVGIAAALGWILKPIVVEAEVPIDVVLSLVKAAPPPPPPPPPPPAARKTTPRTVEKKPKTEIRQPVEVKPVVDQKPLEPEPEPEAPEPEAPVEGGVEGGVEGGVAGGVVGGVVGGVVGGVVGGTVSEPVKPKNVPPFVIARDVVRQTPPKLSEVFKQAHRGQTLQGIYKVCVATNGSVYEVTPVKSVPGADDDIIQGLKSGWEYKPQKVPVCFLYNIPITIQ; from the coding sequence ATGTTCGCGCAGCACACCGACCCTCCCTCTCGCATCCTAGGCTTCGCCGCCTTCTCCATCGCCGTGCACGTCGGAATCGCGGCGGCGCTGGGGTGGATCCTGAAACCCATCGTCGTCGAGGCCGAGGTGCCGATCGATGTGGTGCTGAGCCTCGTCAAGGCCGCGCCACCTCCGCCGCCGCCTCCTCCTCCCCCTCCCGCGGCGCGCAAGACGACGCCCCGGACGGTGGAGAAGAAGCCCAAGACGGAGATTCGCCAGCCGGTGGAGGTCAAGCCGGTGGTCGACCAGAAGCCCCTGGAGCCGGAGCCGGAGCCCGAGGCCCCCGAGCCGGAGGCCCCCGTCGAGGGGGGCGTGGAAGGGGGCGTGGAGGGGGGCGTCGCCGGAGGCGTGGTGGGCGGAGTGGTGGGAGGCGTCGTCGGCGGGGTGGTGGGTGGGACGGTCTCCGAGCCGGTGAAGCCCAAGAACGTGCCGCCCTTCGTCATCGCGCGTGACGTGGTGCGGCAGACGCCGCCGAAGCTGTCCGAGGTGTTCAAGCAGGCCCACCGCGGCCAGACGCTCCAGGGCATCTACAAGGTGTGCGTCGCCACCAACGGCAGCGTGTATGAGGTGACCCCGGTGAAGTCGGTGCCGGGCGCGGATGACGACATCATCCAGGGGCTCAAGAGCGGCTGGGAGTACAAGCCGCAGAAGGTCCCGGTGTGCTTCCTCTACAACATCCCCATCACCATCCAGTAG
- a CDS encoding TonB-dependent receptor has product MKTSLLRGGGALALLLVAFFATLPLPALAAGQNYGRMAGYVYDPTGAPLAEVPLTVSGPALQQPQSRTSGEDGRFEFDTLPPGENYVLEVNVPGFAPIKKTGITVLLGQATQVDVKLEVFTETQAVATYEIVEKVNPIINPDSAQTGAVMTAEKAATSPVFTQVQAMPQLVAGVGQGNAPSLRAGLSRYGKFYIDGMDTSDVVDGSISSPMSFYAVENFEVITGGLDAQYNSLGLIENVVSKSGSNKFTYDVTMILSPAWANAKYRGAANQNPNVANYTQNEVPLSETAFYSPLVGVGGPIIKDKLWFYFSGQWNFSHRETPLGEENRPSDTETRLARLKLTWQPTPKDRVSLAFNYDNNNITNQVSSTFASPEAETKIDRGGFFTILNYDRSFTDNVLFQLQTGITYKDIWNGPMDEDRQDIAHIYNSTTYRNAGALRNEVGNLVTEERMRFQFDPTLLFKVKNHQMKAGVQVSYLSGDKTAQVIGNRRFNDRNGECNPDDPSTFQYCNERIDFYNSEGVQAPLTTEASVLTAGAFIQDRWNVNRYLTLVAGLRADLGRLYGDNNQFITNLVGIGPRFSATYDIFGNRTTLVKAHYGRSNEVGDVFIAQHANPELLQVRSTFAGGAFADCAPDTVGNTQCSVAGGASGRYFDKSSHTPPSVDEVSLGLHHAISEGAVIGTDLTYRKYSNMWVDEEVNRIWDPSGQRVIGYVDGVNHTIVKIHNPDDAWRDYKGVDLWAQGRTGPWDLLASYTLGFSNGTVGDYFDGYGANPRFKQFFEGPSPEDIRHTIKGAVGYTTTFGLDFGVRFNYRTGAPMWMFQEGSVDRQRVVRSPRGTGHAYNTSNGIPDFNDPAAISELRQPSQFLFDVQARYDLNRIVKTQETKMELTLILFNVLNNSDVTFVQEQWRSNNNRFGTATSRRSPMQAELLLRVRN; this is encoded by the coding sequence ATGAAGACCTCTCTCCTCCGAGGCGGTGGCGCGCTCGCGCTGCTGCTCGTCGCGTTCTTCGCGACGCTCCCCCTGCCCGCGCTCGCCGCCGGTCAGAACTACGGCCGCATGGCCGGCTACGTCTATGACCCGACGGGCGCGCCGCTCGCCGAGGTGCCGCTGACCGTGAGCGGCCCGGCGCTGCAGCAGCCCCAGTCGCGCACCAGCGGCGAGGACGGCCGCTTCGAGTTCGACACCCTGCCCCCCGGCGAGAACTACGTCCTGGAGGTCAACGTCCCGGGCTTCGCCCCCATCAAGAAGACGGGCATCACCGTCCTGCTGGGCCAGGCCACGCAGGTGGACGTGAAGCTGGAGGTGTTCACCGAGACGCAGGCGGTGGCCACCTATGAAATCGTCGAGAAGGTCAACCCCATCATCAACCCGGACTCCGCCCAGACGGGCGCGGTGATGACGGCGGAGAAGGCGGCCACCTCGCCTGTCTTCACGCAGGTGCAGGCCATGCCGCAGCTGGTCGCGGGCGTCGGCCAGGGCAACGCGCCCAGCCTCCGCGCCGGCCTGTCGCGCTACGGCAAGTTCTACATCGACGGCATGGACACGTCCGACGTCGTCGACGGCAGCATCAGCTCGCCGATGAGCTTCTACGCAGTGGAGAACTTCGAGGTCATCACCGGCGGCCTGGATGCCCAGTACAACTCGCTGGGCCTCATCGAGAACGTCGTCAGCAAGAGCGGCTCCAACAAGTTCACCTACGACGTGACGATGATCCTGTCGCCGGCGTGGGCCAACGCGAAGTACCGCGGCGCGGCCAACCAGAACCCCAACGTCGCCAACTACACGCAGAACGAGGTGCCGCTGTCCGAGACGGCCTTCTACAGCCCGCTCGTCGGCGTGGGTGGTCCCATCATCAAGGACAAGCTGTGGTTCTACTTCTCCGGTCAGTGGAACTTCTCCCACCGCGAGACGCCGCTGGGTGAGGAGAACCGCCCGTCCGACACCGAGACGCGCCTGGCCCGCCTGAAGCTGACCTGGCAGCCCACGCCGAAGGACCGCGTGTCCCTGGCGTTCAACTACGACAACAACAACATCACCAACCAGGTCTCCTCGACGTTCGCCTCCCCCGAGGCGGAGACGAAGATCGACCGCGGCGGCTTCTTCACCATCCTCAACTACGACCGCAGCTTCACGGACAACGTCCTGTTCCAGCTCCAGACGGGTATCACCTACAAGGACATCTGGAACGGGCCCATGGACGAGGACCGTCAGGACATCGCCCACATCTACAACAGCACGACGTACCGGAACGCCGGCGCGCTGCGCAACGAAGTGGGCAACCTGGTCACGGAAGAGCGCATGCGCTTCCAGTTCGACCCCACGCTGCTCTTCAAGGTGAAGAACCACCAGATGAAGGCGGGCGTGCAGGTCAGCTACCTGAGCGGCGACAAGACGGCGCAGGTGATTGGCAACCGCCGCTTCAACGACCGCAACGGCGAGTGCAACCCGGATGACCCGTCCACGTTCCAGTACTGCAACGAGCGCATCGACTTCTACAACAGCGAGGGCGTCCAGGCGCCGCTGACCACGGAGGCCTCGGTGCTGACCGCCGGCGCCTTCATCCAGGACCGCTGGAACGTCAACCGCTACCTGACGCTGGTCGCGGGCCTCCGCGCGGACCTGGGCCGTCTGTACGGTGACAACAACCAGTTCATCACCAACCTGGTGGGCATCGGCCCGCGCTTCTCCGCCACGTACGACATCTTCGGCAACCGCACCACGCTGGTGAAGGCGCACTACGGCCGCTCCAACGAGGTCGGCGACGTCTTCATCGCGCAGCACGCCAACCCGGAGCTGCTCCAGGTCCGCTCCACGTTCGCGGGCGGCGCGTTCGCGGACTGTGCGCCGGACACCGTCGGCAACACGCAGTGCAGTGTCGCGGGTGGCGCCTCCGGCCGCTACTTCGACAAGAGCAGCCACACGCCGCCGAGCGTGGACGAGGTGTCGCTGGGCCTGCACCACGCCATCAGCGAGGGCGCGGTCATCGGCACCGACCTGACCTACCGCAAGTACTCCAACATGTGGGTCGACGAGGAGGTCAACCGCATCTGGGACCCGTCCGGTCAGCGCGTGATTGGCTACGTGGACGGCGTGAACCACACCATCGTGAAGATCCACAACCCGGACGACGCCTGGCGTGACTACAAGGGCGTGGACCTGTGGGCGCAGGGCCGCACGGGCCCGTGGGACCTGCTGGCCAGCTACACCCTGGGCTTCAGCAACGGCACGGTGGGCGACTACTTCGACGGCTACGGCGCCAACCCGCGCTTCAAGCAGTTCTTCGAGGGTCCGTCCCCCGAGGACATCCGCCACACCATCAAGGGCGCCGTCGGCTACACCACGACGTTCGGCCTCGATTTCGGCGTGCGCTTCAACTACCGCACGGGCGCGCCCATGTGGATGTTCCAGGAAGGCTCCGTCGACCGGCAGCGCGTCGTCCGCTCGCCGCGCGGCACGGGCCACGCCTACAACACCAGCAACGGCATCCCGGACTTCAATGACCCGGCGGCCATCTCCGAGCTGCGCCAGCCGAGCCAGTTCCTGTTCGACGTCCAGGCCCGCTACGACCTGAACCGCATCGTGAAGACGCAGGAGACGAAGATGGAGCTCACGCTCATCCTCTTCAACGTCCTGAACAACAGCGACGTCACGTTCGTCCAGGAGCAGTGGCGCTCGAACAACAACCGCTTCGGCACGGCGACCAGCCGCCGCAGCCCGATGCAGGCCGAGCTGCTGCTGCGCGTGCGCAACTAG
- a CDS encoding bifunctional metallophosphatase/5'-nucleotidase produces the protein MTSSTRPFRFGLLSALLAACASTPPAQEAAPQVPPPARSSAAEVAPEPLRITVVGTNDLHGWVMPSRATLPNGAAVEQGGLAAFAGYLRILRAQNPDGVLLLDGGDLFQGTLASNLTEGAVVIDAMNTLGYSASALGNHEFDFGPAGPLSVGIDGEDPFGALKARIAQAKFPIMGVNVTDSQTGGVPTWLGNDGTLLVERRGVRIGIMGLATPHTPQVTNPVNVASLRFAPLAPVALATAQGLRARGAEVVVAVAHAGAVCKRHDNPRDASSCDRGDSEIVELLEELPEGTLDAVVAGHTHQPVGHFIRGTPVIETSGKGRAFGLVDLYVDPVTRKVLPERSTLEGSIPVCVRVDSAVGTCDERKLKDTKQVELAPATFRGQPVVVDAAMEAQLSQALAQVEEVQRRPLGVKVPAALTRNYEAESPLGSVLSDALREVSKSDIALLNSGGLRAELPAGELTYGALFEVLPFDNTIAVLTVSTEELKRLLEAAYARKGIYQVSGLKVRVETCNGVSKLASVTLANGKPLPANKRFRVAMPDFLARGGGGLDDVLKTLAPESIDLGERQALTLRDGLIEHWKAKGKALVAPTPGRLVRVTGVSCPKAAAGEAGTASSK, from the coding sequence GTGACTTCCTCCACGCGTCCCTTCCGTTTCGGGCTGCTGTCCGCCCTCCTCGCCGCCTGTGCCTCCACGCCCCCCGCGCAGGAGGCCGCTCCCCAGGTGCCACCGCCCGCGCGCTCGAGCGCCGCGGAAGTCGCGCCGGAGCCCCTCCGAATCACGGTGGTGGGAACCAACGACCTGCACGGCTGGGTCATGCCCTCCCGCGCCACGCTGCCCAACGGCGCGGCGGTGGAGCAAGGCGGACTGGCCGCGTTCGCGGGCTACCTGCGCATCCTCCGGGCGCAGAACCCGGACGGCGTGCTGCTGCTGGACGGAGGCGACCTCTTCCAGGGCACGCTCGCCTCCAACCTCACCGAGGGAGCGGTGGTCATCGACGCGATGAACACGCTGGGCTACTCGGCGTCCGCGCTCGGCAACCACGAGTTCGACTTCGGGCCCGCGGGGCCGCTGTCGGTGGGGATTGACGGGGAGGACCCGTTCGGCGCGCTCAAGGCGCGCATCGCGCAGGCGAAGTTCCCCATCATGGGCGTCAACGTCACGGACAGCCAGACGGGCGGGGTGCCGACGTGGCTGGGCAATGACGGCACGCTGCTGGTGGAGCGGCGCGGGGTGCGCATCGGCATCATGGGGCTTGCGACGCCGCACACCCCGCAGGTGACCAACCCGGTGAACGTGGCGAGCCTGCGCTTCGCTCCGCTGGCTCCGGTGGCGCTCGCCACGGCCCAGGGCCTGCGTGCACGCGGAGCCGAGGTGGTGGTCGCGGTGGCGCACGCGGGCGCGGTGTGCAAGCGGCACGACAACCCGCGGGACGCCTCCTCGTGCGACCGGGGGGACAGCGAGATTGTCGAGCTGCTGGAGGAGCTGCCCGAGGGGACGCTGGACGCGGTGGTGGCCGGGCACACGCACCAGCCCGTGGGTCACTTCATCCGGGGCACGCCGGTCATCGAGACGTCGGGCAAGGGCCGCGCCTTCGGGCTCGTGGACCTCTACGTGGACCCGGTGACGCGCAAGGTGCTGCCCGAGCGCAGCACGCTGGAGGGCTCCATCCCGGTGTGCGTGCGCGTGGACTCGGCCGTGGGCACGTGTGACGAGCGGAAGCTGAAGGACACGAAGCAGGTGGAGCTGGCGCCCGCGACCTTCCGGGGCCAGCCGGTGGTGGTGGACGCGGCGATGGAGGCGCAGCTCTCCCAGGCGCTGGCCCAGGTGGAGGAGGTGCAGCGCCGGCCGTTGGGGGTGAAGGTTCCGGCGGCGCTCACGCGCAACTACGAGGCGGAGAGCCCGCTGGGGAGCGTGCTGTCGGACGCGCTGCGGGAGGTCTCCAAGTCGGACATCGCCCTGCTGAACAGCGGCGGCCTGCGCGCGGAGCTGCCCGCGGGGGAGCTCACCTACGGCGCGCTGTTCGAGGTGCTGCCGTTCGACAACACCATCGCGGTGCTGACGGTGTCGACGGAGGAGCTGAAGCGGCTGCTGGAGGCGGCGTATGCGCGCAAGGGCATCTACCAGGTGTCGGGGCTGAAGGTGCGCGTCGAGACGTGCAACGGCGTGTCGAAGCTGGCGTCGGTCACCCTGGCGAACGGCAAGCCGCTGCCCGCCAACAAGCGCTTCCGGGTGGCGATGCCGGACTTCCTGGCGCGGGGCGGTGGCGGATTGGATGACGTGCTCAAGACGCTGGCGCCGGAGAGCATCGACCTGGGCGAGCGTCAGGCGCTCACGCTGCGCGATGGGCTCATCGAGCACTGGAAGGCGAAAGGCAAGGCGCTGGTGGCGCCCACGCCCGGTCGGCTCGTGCGCGTCACCGGAGTAAGCTGCCCGAAGGCCGCGGCTGGCGAGGCGGGCACGGCGTCGTCGAAGTAG
- a CDS encoding WD40 repeat domain-containing protein, with amino-acid sequence MRRIGIAAVLALSTLGACSKDSRPEAPPVSSAGPFRLCGALGTGALAASALSPDGSVLVTTTLAGQLILYRHADGTRLNTLWDLPGQQVGVSFARNGSLLVAASQTETRVWRFPDMTLVRTFTRPHSDRTTAVAISPDGAWVATGGFDTHSDAATVRIWSMVDGSQAGLWMERYEPLIHSLAFSPDGASLAIAANRDAWVVRVPDAAQPRTLFVLSRGQVSWSADGKLVAAGGSVVEVDTGKAVKALAFSESLDVSTFSQDGSLYAEAAASGAIRVYRTTDWTTPHQVIPSQGSSRPSRVAFNADNTELIVDLGVSHFGCNGTGQTCDTWGSEVVTHSIQPPGTSRILSMGPRLGSPLALSPDGSHLAASTNGVLSIWKLSDLSAVVAPSFATSWRLQLSPDMDRILVDENIHDLVTGQVLQFPSLSALSPDFTVLAQLDLEKDQLVLQDVATGKRIKEINVQGMFALRFSPDGRFLTIAGKNNGIQIEVVDVARGKVSQSFKLERNEGGYNIQFSPDGQWLSSTGQLPPTTVQVLGRRGQPRVSLSVGTVSAFSPDSTVLATGNAAAEVLLWRTADFTVREKLLGHGRAAGPEQFPRIIESIAFARTGQLVTLGADRTIRIWCSQ; translated from the coding sequence TTGAGACGCATTGGCATCGCCGCGGTCCTCGCATTGTCGACCCTCGGGGCTTGTTCGAAGGACAGCCGCCCCGAGGCGCCCCCCGTGTCGAGCGCGGGCCCCTTCCGGCTCTGCGGAGCCCTCGGCACGGGAGCACTCGCGGCGTCTGCTTTGTCGCCGGATGGGTCCGTCCTGGTCACCACCACCCTGGCAGGCCAGCTCATTCTCTACCGGCATGCGGACGGGACCCGACTGAACACCCTCTGGGACCTGCCGGGCCAGCAGGTGGGCGTGTCGTTCGCCCGGAATGGCAGCCTCCTCGTGGCGGCCAGCCAGACGGAAACCCGCGTGTGGCGCTTCCCGGACATGACCCTGGTCCGGACCTTCACGCGGCCGCACTCGGACCGGACGACAGCCGTGGCCATCTCGCCGGATGGAGCATGGGTCGCGACCGGAGGGTTCGACACCCACAGCGACGCCGCCACCGTGCGCATCTGGAGCATGGTGGATGGCAGCCAGGCGGGGCTTTGGATGGAACGATACGAGCCCCTCATCCACTCGCTGGCCTTCTCCCCGGATGGCGCATCGCTCGCCATCGCGGCGAATCGTGACGCGTGGGTCGTTCGAGTTCCGGATGCCGCCCAGCCACGCACCCTCTTCGTGCTCTCCCGCGGGCAGGTCTCCTGGTCCGCGGATGGAAAGCTCGTGGCCGCCGGAGGCTCGGTGGTGGAGGTGGACACCGGAAAGGCGGTCAAGGCACTGGCCTTCTCCGAGAGTCTCGACGTGAGCACCTTCTCCCAGGATGGGAGCCTCTACGCGGAAGCAGCCGCGTCAGGAGCCATCAGGGTCTACCGCACCACGGACTGGACGACACCGCACCAGGTCATCCCCTCACAAGGAAGCTCCCGTCCAAGCCGTGTGGCCTTCAACGCGGACAACACCGAGCTCATCGTCGACCTGGGGGTCAGCCACTTCGGATGCAATGGCACGGGGCAGACCTGCGATACGTGGGGGAGCGAGGTCGTCACCCACTCCATCCAGCCCCCTGGAACTTCACGCATCCTCTCGATGGGCCCACGGTTGGGAAGTCCGTTGGCGCTCTCTCCAGACGGCTCGCACCTCGCGGCCAGCACCAACGGTGTCCTGAGCATCTGGAAGCTCTCGGACCTGAGCGCGGTCGTTGCGCCCTCCTTCGCCACGTCCTGGCGCCTCCAGCTCAGCCCGGACATGGACCGGATTCTCGTGGACGAGAACATCCATGACCTGGTCACCGGACAGGTACTGCAGTTCCCCTCCCTCTCCGCCCTTTCCCCTGACTTCACGGTGCTCGCACAGCTCGACCTCGAGAAGGACCAACTCGTGTTGCAGGACGTCGCGACAGGCAAGCGCATCAAGGAGATCAACGTGCAGGGGATGTTCGCCCTCCGCTTCTCCCCGGATGGGCGATTCCTCACCATCGCCGGCAAAAACAACGGCATTCAGATCGAGGTCGTGGACGTCGCGAGAGGCAAGGTCAGTCAATCCTTCAAGCTGGAGCGCAACGAAGGAGGATACAACATCCAGTTCTCACCCGATGGACAGTGGCTCTCCAGTACGGGGCAGCTCCCCCCCACGACCGTCCAGGTCCTGGGTCGGCGGGGTCAGCCTCGCGTGTCACTCTCGGTCGGTACCGTGTCTGCCTTCTCACCTGACAGCACCGTCCTGGCCACGGGAAATGCCGCTGCGGAGGTGTTGCTCTGGCGGACCGCTGACTTCACGGTTCGCGAGAAGCTGCTGGGCCACGGCAGGGCCGCTGGCCCCGAACAATTTCCGCGGATCATCGAAAGCATCGCCTTCGCACGGACGGGCCAGCTCGTGACGCTGGGCGCGGACCGGACGATTCGCATCTGGTGTTCCCAATAG